A genomic region of Glycine max cultivar Williams 82 chromosome 15, Glycine_max_v4.0, whole genome shotgun sequence contains the following coding sequences:
- the LOC100784466 gene encoding putative disease resistance protein RGA4 isoform X2, whose translation MAAEMVAGALVSTFVEKTIDSLASRFVDYFRGRKLNKKLLSKIKVKLLAIDVLADDAELKQFRDARVRDWLFKAKDVVFEAEDLLADIDYELSKCQVEAESQPILNQVSNFFRPSSLSSFDKEIESRMEQILEDLDDLESRGGYLGLTRTSGVGVGSGSGSKVLEKLPSTSSVVESDIYGRDDDKKLILDWITSDTDEKLSILSIVGMGGLGKTTLAQLVYNDPRIVSKFDVKAWICVSEEFDVFNVSRAILDTITDSTDDGRELEIVQRRLKEKLADKKFLLVLDDVWNESRPKWEAVLNALVCGAQGSRILVTTRSEEVASAMRSKEHKLEQLQEDYCWQLFAKHAFRDDNLPRDPGCPVIGRKIVKKCKGLPLALKSMGSLLHNKPFAWEWESVFQSEIWELKDSGIVPALALSYHHLPLHLKTCFAYCALFPKDYEFHRECLIQLWMAENFLNCHQGSKSPEEVGQLYFNDLLSRSFFQQLSEYREVFVMHDLLNDLAKYVCGDSYFRLRVDQAKCTQKTTRHFSVSMITERYFDEFGTSCDTKKLRTFMPTSHWPWNCKMSIHELFSKLKFLRVLSLSHCLDIEELPDSVCNFKHLRSLDLSHTGIKKLPESTCSLYNLQILKLNSCESLKELPSNLHELTNLHRLEFVNTEIIKVPPHLGKLKNLQVSMSSFHVGKSSKFTIQQLGELNLVHKGLSFRELQNIENPSDALAADLKNKTRLVELEFEWNSHRNPDDSAKERDVIVIENLQPSKHLEKLSIRNYGGKQFPNWLSNNSLSNVVSLELRNCQSCQHLPSLGLLPFLKKLEISSLDGIVSIGADFHGNSSSSFPSLETLKFSSMKAWEKWECEAVRGAFPCLQYLDISKCPKLKGDLPEQLLPLKELEISECKQLEASAPRALVLDLKDTGKLQLQLDWASLEKLRMGGHSMKASLLEKSDTLKELNIYCCPKYEMFCDCEMSDNGFDSQKTFPLDFFPALRTLRLSGFRNLLMITQDQTHNHLEVLAFGKCPQLESLPGSMHMLLPSLKELVIKDCPRVESFPEGGLPSNLKKIELYKCSSGLIRCSSGLMASLKGALGDNPSLESLGIGKLDAESFPDEGLLPLSLINLSIYGFPNLKKLDYKGLCQLSSLKKLILDGCPNLQQLPEEGLPNSISNLWIINCPNLQQLPEEGLSNSISNLFIIACPNLEQRCQNPGGQDWPKIAHIPTVRCTSYFRDRRDACVIM comes from the exons ATGGCAGCAGAAATGGTTGCTGGTGCTCTTGTTTCTACTTTCGTTGAGAAGACAATTGACAGTTTGGCTTCTCGTTTTGTGGACTACTTTCGTGGAAGAAAACTCAATAAGAAGCTGCTGAGCAAAATCAAGGTGAAGCTACTAGCCATCGATGTTCTTGCTGATGATGCTGAACTTAAGCAGTTCAGAGATGCTCGTGTCAGAGATTGGCTTTTTAAGGCCAAAGATGTAGTGTTTGAAGCAGAGGATCTCTTGGCTGATATAGACTATGAACTCTCCAAATGCCAAGTAGAAGCTGAATCCCAGCCCATTCTTAACCAGGTGAGCAATTTCTTCAGACCTTCTTCTTTGAGCTCTTTTGACAAGGAAATTGAATCAAGGATGGAACAAATCCTTGAAGACCTGGATGATCTTGAAAGCCGAGGTGGTTATCTAGGTTTGACAAGGACTAGTGGTGTTGGGGTTGGATCAGGATCGGGTAGTAAAGTGTTAGAGAAATTGCCATCAACATCTTCGGTGGTAGAAAGTGATATTTATGGCagagatgatgacaaaaaattGATCTTGGACTGGATCACTTCTGACACTGATGAAAAGCTATCAATACTTTCTATCGTGGGCATGGGCGGGTTGGGTAAGACCACGCTTGCCCAACTTGTATACAATGACCCAAGAATAGTGAGTAAGTTTGATGTCAAAGCTTGGATCTGTGTTTCAGAGGAATTTGATGTTTTCAACGTATCAAGAGCAATTCTTGACACGATTACTGATTCGACTGATGATGGTAGAGAGCTAGAAATAGTTCAGAGAagactaaaagaaaaattggcAGATAAAAAATTTCTCCTCGTTTTGGATGACGTTTGGAACGAAAGCAGGCCTAAATGGGAAGCTGTGCTGAatgctcttgtttgtggagctCAGGGAAGTAGGATCCTTGTCACAACACGCAGTGAGGAAGTTGCTTCTGCCATGAGGTCAAAAGAACACAAGCTGGAGCAATTACAAGAAGATTATTGCTGGCAATTGTTCGCAAAACATGCATTCAGAGATGATAATCTTCCACGAGATCCAGGATGCCCAGTGATTGGTAGGAAGattgttaaaaaatgtaaaggacTTCCTCTGGCCTTGAAGTCAATGGGAAGTCTATTACACAACAAACCATTTGCCTGGGAATGGGAAAGCGTGTTCCAAAGTGAAATATGGGAATTAAAGGACAGTGGTATTGTTCCTGCTTTAGCATTGAGCTATCACCACCTTCCTCTCCATCTCAAGACATGCTTTGCTTACTGTGCTTTATTCCCCAAGGATTATGAGTTTCACAGGGAGTGTTTAATTCAGTTGTGGATGGCTGAAAATTTCCTAAACTGCCATCAAGGCAGTAAGAGTCCAGAAGAAGTTGGCCAGCTGTACTTCAATGATTTACTATCAAGGTCCTTCTTTCAACAATTAAGCGAATATAGAGAAGTATTTGTCATGCATGACCTTCTAAATGATTTGGCAAAATATGTTTGTGGGGACAGCTATTTCAGGTTGAGAGTTGATCAAGCAAAATGTACACAAAAAACAACCCGTCATTTTTCAGTTTCAATGATTACCGAACGATATTTTGATGAGTTTGGAACTTCATGTGATACTAAAAAATTGCGTACATTTATGCCAACAAGCCACTGGCCTTGGAATTGCAAGATGTCGATACATGAATTGTTCTCCAAGTTAAAGTTCTTACGCGTCTTATCTCTGTCTCACTGTTTAGACATTGAAGAGCTGCCTGACTCTGTTTGCAATTTTAAACATCTTCGTTCGTTAGACCTTTCCCATACTGGCATTAAAAAACTACCTGAATCCACATGTTCACTCTACAACTTACAAATACTGAAGCTGAATAGTTGTGAATCTTTGAAGGAGCTGCCCTCGAATTTGCATGAACTCAC CAATTTGCATCGCCTTGAATTTGTAAATACTGAAATTATAAAGGTGCCACCACATCTGGGAAAGTTGAAGAATCTTCAAGTATCCATGAGTTCGTTTCATGTTGGTAAAAGTAGCAAGTTCACTATTCAGCAATTAGGAGAGCTCAATCTTGTTCATAAAGGATTATCATTTAGGGAGCTGCAGAATATTGAGAATCCCTCAGATGCATTAGCTGcagatttgaaaaataaaacacgCCTTGTGGAACTAGAGTTTGAATGGAATTCGCACCGGAACCCTGATGATTctgccaaagaaagggatgtaATTGTAATTGAGAATCTACAACCTTCCAAACACCTGGAGAAGTTGTCAATCAGGAACTATGGTGGTAAACAATTCCCTAATTGGTTATCCAATAATTCTTTATCAAATGTGGTGTCCTTAGAGTTGAGAAACTGTCAATCTTGCCAACATTTGCCTTCCCTTGGACTTTTGCCATTTCTCAAGAAACTTGAGATTTCAAGTCTTGATGGGATAGTGAGCATTGGTGCTGATTTTCATGGGAATAGCTCCTCTTCATTTCCATCGTTGGAAACATTGAAGTTCTCCTCTATGAAAGCATGGGAAAAATGGGAATGTGAAGCTGTGAGAGGTGCTTTTCCATGTCTTCAATATCTTGATATAAGCAAATGTCCAAAGCTGAAAGGTGACCTCCCAGAGCAACTTCTTCCTTTAAAGGAGCTAGAAATTAGTGAGTGCAAACAACTTGAGGCTTCAGCTCCCAGGGCTCTAGTACTAGACCTGAAAGACACTGGAAAGCTGCAACTGCAACTTGACTGGGCTTCTTTGGAAAAGCTCAGAATGGGCGGACACAGCATGAAAGCATCGTTGCTGGAAAAGTCTGATACTTTGAAAGAACTGAATATTTATTGTTGCCCGAAATATGAAATGTTTTGCGATTGTGAAATGAGTGATAATGGATTTGACTCTCAAAAGACTTTTCCGCTAGATTTCTTCCCAGCACTCAGGACCCTTCGTCTCAGTGGCTTTCGTAATCTACTGATGATTACACAGGATCAGACCCATAATCATCTTGAAGTTCTGGCATTCGGTAAGTGCCCTCAGTTAGAATCATTGCCTGGAAGCATGCATATGCTGCTTCCATCTCTGAAGGAGCTAGTAATAAAAGATTGTCCAAGAGTTGAGTCGTTCCCTGAAGGAGGTTTGCCATCAAATCTAAAAAAGATTGAACTCTATAAATGCTCATCCGGACTCATAAGATGCTCCTCCGGACTCATGGCCTCACTGAAAGGGGCTTTGGGAGACAATCCCTCTCTGGAAAGCTTGGGGATAGGAAAGCTGGATGCGGAATCTTTTCCTGATGAAGGTTTACTGCCACTCTCTCTTATTAATCTAAGCATATATGGTTTTCCAAATCTAAAAAAACTGGACTACAAGGGGCTCTGTCAGCTCTCCTCTCTCAAGAAATTGATTCTTGATGGCTGCCCCAACCTCCAACAGCTACCAGAGGAGGGTCTTCCCAATTCCATTTCAAATCTTTGGATTATTAACTGCCCCAACCTCCAACAGCTACCAGAGGAGGGTCTTTCCAATTCCATTTCAAATCTTTTTATCATAGCCTGCCCCAACCTCGAGCAGCGTTGCCAGAACCCAGGAGGCCAAGACTGGCCAAAGATTGCCCACATTCCAACTGTACGATGTACATCTTATTTTAGGGATAGAAGAGATGCTTGTGTAATAATGTGA
- the LOC100784466 gene encoding putative disease resistance protein RGA3 isoform X1, protein MAAEMVAGALVSTFVEKTIDSLASRFVDYFRGRKLNKKLLSKIKVKLLAIDVLADDAELKQFRDARVRDWLFKAKDVVFEAEDLLADIDYELSKCQVEAESQPILNQVSNFFRPSSLSSFDKEIESRMEQILEDLDDLESRGGYLGLTRTSGVGVGSGSGSKVLEKLPSTSSVVESDIYGRDDDKKLILDWITSDTDEKLSILSIVGMGGLGKTTLAQLVYNDPRIVSKFDVKAWICVSEEFDVFNVSRAILDTITDSTDDGRELEIVQRRLKEKLADKKFLLVLDDVWNESRPKWEAVLNALVCGAQGSRILVTTRSEEVASAMRSKEHKLEQLQEDYCWQLFAKHAFRDDNLPRDPGCPVIGRKIVKKCKGLPLALKSMGSLLHNKPFAWEWESVFQSEIWELKDSGIVPALALSYHHLPLHLKTCFAYCALFPKDYEFHRECLIQLWMAENFLNCHQGSKSPEEVGQLYFNDLLSRSFFQQLSEYREVFVMHDLLNDLAKYVCGDSYFRLRVDQAKCTQKTTRHFSVSMITERYFDEFGTSCDTKKLRTFMPTSHWPWNCKMSIHELFSKLKFLRVLSLSHCLDIEELPDSVCNFKHLRSLDLSHTGIKKLPESTCSLYNLQILKLNSCESLKELPSNLHELTNLGVLSLSSCHYLTEVPNSIGDLKHLRSLDLSHTGIKKLPESTCSLYNLQILKLDDCRSLKELPSNLHKLANLGVLSLSSCHYLTEVPNSVGNLKHLRSLDLSSTHITKLPDSTCSLSNLQILKLNSCEYLKELPSNLHELTNLHRLEFVNTEIIKVPPHLGKLKNLQVSMSSFHVGKSSKFTIQQLGELNLVHKGLSFRELQNIENPSDALAADLKNKTRLVELEFEWNSHRNPDDSAKERDVIVIENLQPSKHLEKLSIRNYGGKQFPNWLSNNSLSNVVSLELRNCQSCQHLPSLGLLPFLKKLEISSLDGIVSIGADFHGNSSSSFPSLETLKFSSMKAWEKWECEAVRGAFPCLQYLDISKCPKLKGDLPEQLLPLKELEISECKQLEASAPRALVLDLKDTGKLQLQLDWASLEKLRMGGHSMKASLLEKSDTLKELNIYCCPKYEMFCDCEMSDNGFDSQKTFPLDFFPALRTLRLSGFRNLLMITQDQTHNHLEVLAFGKCPQLESLPGSMHMLLPSLKELVIKDCPRVESFPEGGLPSNLKKIELYKCSSGLIRCSSGLMASLKGALGDNPSLESLGIGKLDAESFPDEGLLPLSLINLSIYGFPNLKKLDYKGLCQLSSLKKLILDGCPNLQQLPEEGLPNSISNLWIINCPNLQQLPEEGLSNSISNLFIIACPNLEQRCQNPGGQDWPKIAHIPTVRCTSYFRDRRDACVIM, encoded by the coding sequence ATGGCAGCAGAAATGGTTGCTGGTGCTCTTGTTTCTACTTTCGTTGAGAAGACAATTGACAGTTTGGCTTCTCGTTTTGTGGACTACTTTCGTGGAAGAAAACTCAATAAGAAGCTGCTGAGCAAAATCAAGGTGAAGCTACTAGCCATCGATGTTCTTGCTGATGATGCTGAACTTAAGCAGTTCAGAGATGCTCGTGTCAGAGATTGGCTTTTTAAGGCCAAAGATGTAGTGTTTGAAGCAGAGGATCTCTTGGCTGATATAGACTATGAACTCTCCAAATGCCAAGTAGAAGCTGAATCCCAGCCCATTCTTAACCAGGTGAGCAATTTCTTCAGACCTTCTTCTTTGAGCTCTTTTGACAAGGAAATTGAATCAAGGATGGAACAAATCCTTGAAGACCTGGATGATCTTGAAAGCCGAGGTGGTTATCTAGGTTTGACAAGGACTAGTGGTGTTGGGGTTGGATCAGGATCGGGTAGTAAAGTGTTAGAGAAATTGCCATCAACATCTTCGGTGGTAGAAAGTGATATTTATGGCagagatgatgacaaaaaattGATCTTGGACTGGATCACTTCTGACACTGATGAAAAGCTATCAATACTTTCTATCGTGGGCATGGGCGGGTTGGGTAAGACCACGCTTGCCCAACTTGTATACAATGACCCAAGAATAGTGAGTAAGTTTGATGTCAAAGCTTGGATCTGTGTTTCAGAGGAATTTGATGTTTTCAACGTATCAAGAGCAATTCTTGACACGATTACTGATTCGACTGATGATGGTAGAGAGCTAGAAATAGTTCAGAGAagactaaaagaaaaattggcAGATAAAAAATTTCTCCTCGTTTTGGATGACGTTTGGAACGAAAGCAGGCCTAAATGGGAAGCTGTGCTGAatgctcttgtttgtggagctCAGGGAAGTAGGATCCTTGTCACAACACGCAGTGAGGAAGTTGCTTCTGCCATGAGGTCAAAAGAACACAAGCTGGAGCAATTACAAGAAGATTATTGCTGGCAATTGTTCGCAAAACATGCATTCAGAGATGATAATCTTCCACGAGATCCAGGATGCCCAGTGATTGGTAGGAAGattgttaaaaaatgtaaaggacTTCCTCTGGCCTTGAAGTCAATGGGAAGTCTATTACACAACAAACCATTTGCCTGGGAATGGGAAAGCGTGTTCCAAAGTGAAATATGGGAATTAAAGGACAGTGGTATTGTTCCTGCTTTAGCATTGAGCTATCACCACCTTCCTCTCCATCTCAAGACATGCTTTGCTTACTGTGCTTTATTCCCCAAGGATTATGAGTTTCACAGGGAGTGTTTAATTCAGTTGTGGATGGCTGAAAATTTCCTAAACTGCCATCAAGGCAGTAAGAGTCCAGAAGAAGTTGGCCAGCTGTACTTCAATGATTTACTATCAAGGTCCTTCTTTCAACAATTAAGCGAATATAGAGAAGTATTTGTCATGCATGACCTTCTAAATGATTTGGCAAAATATGTTTGTGGGGACAGCTATTTCAGGTTGAGAGTTGATCAAGCAAAATGTACACAAAAAACAACCCGTCATTTTTCAGTTTCAATGATTACCGAACGATATTTTGATGAGTTTGGAACTTCATGTGATACTAAAAAATTGCGTACATTTATGCCAACAAGCCACTGGCCTTGGAATTGCAAGATGTCGATACATGAATTGTTCTCCAAGTTAAAGTTCTTACGCGTCTTATCTCTGTCTCACTGTTTAGACATTGAAGAGCTGCCTGACTCTGTTTGCAATTTTAAACATCTTCGTTCGTTAGACCTTTCCCATACTGGCATTAAAAAACTACCTGAATCCACATGTTCACTCTACAACTTACAAATACTGAAGCTGAATAGTTGTGAATCTTTGAAGGAGCTGCCCTCGAATTTGCATGAACTCACCAATTTGGGTGTTTTATCTTTGTCTTCATGTCATTACCTTACAGAAGTGCCCAACTCTATAGGCGATCTTAAACATCTTCGTTCTTTAGACCTTTCCCATACTGGCATTAAAAAACTACCTGAATCCACATGTTCACTCTACAACTTGCAAATACTGAAGCTGGATGATTGTAGATCTTTGAAGGAGCTGCCCTCGAATTTGCATAAACTCGCCAATTTGGGTGTTTTGTCTTTGTCTTCATGTCATTACCTTACAGAAGTGCCCAACTCTGTAGGCAATCTTAAACATCTTCGTTCTTTAGACCTTTCCAGTACTCACATAACAAAACTACCTGACTCAACATGTTCACTCTCCAACTTGCAAATACTGAAGCTGAATAGTTGTGAATATTTGAAGGAGCTGCCCTCGAATTTGCATGAACTCACCAATTTGCATCGCCTTGAATTTGTAAATACTGAAATTATAAAGGTGCCACCACATCTGGGAAAGTTGAAGAATCTTCAAGTATCCATGAGTTCGTTTCATGTTGGTAAAAGTAGCAAGTTCACTATTCAGCAATTAGGAGAGCTCAATCTTGTTCATAAAGGATTATCATTTAGGGAGCTGCAGAATATTGAGAATCCCTCAGATGCATTAGCTGcagatttgaaaaataaaacacgCCTTGTGGAACTAGAGTTTGAATGGAATTCGCACCGGAACCCTGATGATTctgccaaagaaagggatgtaATTGTAATTGAGAATCTACAACCTTCCAAACACCTGGAGAAGTTGTCAATCAGGAACTATGGTGGTAAACAATTCCCTAATTGGTTATCCAATAATTCTTTATCAAATGTGGTGTCCTTAGAGTTGAGAAACTGTCAATCTTGCCAACATTTGCCTTCCCTTGGACTTTTGCCATTTCTCAAGAAACTTGAGATTTCAAGTCTTGATGGGATAGTGAGCATTGGTGCTGATTTTCATGGGAATAGCTCCTCTTCATTTCCATCGTTGGAAACATTGAAGTTCTCCTCTATGAAAGCATGGGAAAAATGGGAATGTGAAGCTGTGAGAGGTGCTTTTCCATGTCTTCAATATCTTGATATAAGCAAATGTCCAAAGCTGAAAGGTGACCTCCCAGAGCAACTTCTTCCTTTAAAGGAGCTAGAAATTAGTGAGTGCAAACAACTTGAGGCTTCAGCTCCCAGGGCTCTAGTACTAGACCTGAAAGACACTGGAAAGCTGCAACTGCAACTTGACTGGGCTTCTTTGGAAAAGCTCAGAATGGGCGGACACAGCATGAAAGCATCGTTGCTGGAAAAGTCTGATACTTTGAAAGAACTGAATATTTATTGTTGCCCGAAATATGAAATGTTTTGCGATTGTGAAATGAGTGATAATGGATTTGACTCTCAAAAGACTTTTCCGCTAGATTTCTTCCCAGCACTCAGGACCCTTCGTCTCAGTGGCTTTCGTAATCTACTGATGATTACACAGGATCAGACCCATAATCATCTTGAAGTTCTGGCATTCGGTAAGTGCCCTCAGTTAGAATCATTGCCTGGAAGCATGCATATGCTGCTTCCATCTCTGAAGGAGCTAGTAATAAAAGATTGTCCAAGAGTTGAGTCGTTCCCTGAAGGAGGTTTGCCATCAAATCTAAAAAAGATTGAACTCTATAAATGCTCATCCGGACTCATAAGATGCTCCTCCGGACTCATGGCCTCACTGAAAGGGGCTTTGGGAGACAATCCCTCTCTGGAAAGCTTGGGGATAGGAAAGCTGGATGCGGAATCTTTTCCTGATGAAGGTTTACTGCCACTCTCTCTTATTAATCTAAGCATATATGGTTTTCCAAATCTAAAAAAACTGGACTACAAGGGGCTCTGTCAGCTCTCCTCTCTCAAGAAATTGATTCTTGATGGCTGCCCCAACCTCCAACAGCTACCAGAGGAGGGTCTTCCCAATTCCATTTCAAATCTTTGGATTATTAACTGCCCCAACCTCCAACAGCTACCAGAGGAGGGTCTTTCCAATTCCATTTCAAATCTTTTTATCATAGCCTGCCCCAACCTCGAGCAGCGTTGCCAGAACCCAGGAGGCCAAGACTGGCCAAAGATTGCCCACATTCCAACTGTACGATGTACATCTTATTTTAGGGATAGAAGAGATGCTTGTGTAATAATGTGA